DNA from Synechococcales cyanobacterium CNB:
CCCGGGCGCACCCCGTGCCTGCGGTGCCTCGTCGATGCTCCGCCGCCGCCCGGCGTGCTGCCGACCTGCGATACGGCCGGGGTGTTCGGGCCGACGGTCGTCATGGCGGCTGCGTGGCAGGCGTCGGAGGCGCTGCGGCTGCTCATCGGCGTCGATGCTCTGGGGGGCGAACTCATCGAGTTTGATCTCTGGCCGTCGCGGGTGCGCCGCTTCGACCTGCGATCGTCGCGCCGGGCGGACTGTCCATGCTGCGTGGGGCGCCGTTTCGACTACCTCCGCGGCGTCGCGGGGACACGCACCACCACGCTCTGCGGGCGCAACTCGGTGCAGGTGCTGCCGCAGCGCAACGGCGGTGTGGATCTGCCCGCGCTCGCGGGGCGGCTCGTGACGCACGGCGCGGTCGCGGCCAACGAGTTCCTCGTGCGTTGCGAACTCGGCGCGGAACCGGGCGACGGCGGCGGGGCGTGCACGCTCACCGTGTTCAGCGACGGTCGGGCGATCGTCTCGGGCACGCTGCGGGCTGAGCGGGCGCGGGCGATCTATGCGAAGTACGTGGGGTCGTGAGGTTGCACTGACAGCGTGAAGAAGCGACGGAGTGGCAGGCGGAAGACAAGC
Protein-coding regions in this window:
- a CDS encoding thiazole biosynthesis adenylyltransferase ThiF — encoded protein: MLLPRIGEAGQRRLTASSVLLVGCGALGSVSADLLVRAGVGRLVLIDRDLVEPTNLQRQTLYTETDLGMPKAEAARRRLAAVNSGVAIEAHVADFTGDAAEDLAEGTIDVVVDGTDNFETRLALNDLAVERGVPFVYAGVVGTCGTTMTVIPGRTPCLRCLVDAPPPPGVLPTCDTAGVFGPTVVMAAAWQASEALRLLIGVDALGGELIEFDLWPSRVRRFDLRSSRRADCPCCVGRRFDYLRGVAGTRTTTLCGRNSVQVLPQRNGGVDLPALAGRLVTHGAVAANEFLVRCELGAEPGDGGGACTLTVFSDGRAIVSGTLRAERARAIYAKYVGS